One window of the Dioscorea cayenensis subsp. rotundata cultivar TDr96_F1 chromosome 24, TDr96_F1_v2_PseudoChromosome.rev07_lg8_w22 25.fasta, whole genome shotgun sequence genome contains the following:
- the LOC120252802 gene encoding protein IMPAIRED IN BABA-INDUCED STERILITY 1-like — MGCVMSKKAAPVTPALDSSGGPWEAQGTGDGAVLSLWDRIKVGSELMDQSARVSSYGGSSRSFRLGNFHKHVVGEQVAAGWPSWLSAVAGEAIKGWVPLKADSFEKLEKIGQGTYSSVFKARNLDTGKIVALKKVRFDNFEPESVRFMAREIQILRRLDHPNVIKLEGLITSHLSCNMYLVFEYMEHDLAGLVSAPSVQFSEAQVKCYMQQILSGLEHCHSLGVMHRDIKCANLLVSEEGIVKVADFGLANFLNPERKQPLTCRVVTLWYRPPELLLGSMEYGASVDLWSVGCVFGEMLLGRPILQGRTEVEQLHKIFKLCGSPPDEYWKKSKLPHTTLFRPQHNYENCLGEYFRNLSSSALSLLSTFLSVEPYKRGSASTALASEYFRTKPQACEPSSLPRYPPTKEIDVKRRESHRKKVGSKRHLELEATRKPSIAPRASREANSLCEFSYQYEGPRIKSRGIYDKDLPRLNIQSRASVDTQPASVVNLRCDHQHIKNLSQEDPSDSGPLRVSMSSGFAWAKKQREDHACGLRNNITNQLESLSISQDYKDKVNSRVQKPSELSRNAMLRHWTQLEQQDSFNADDLYRPNRLSRDQYGRDSVSFKHSILDEQNQGGKIGFSSAILSRSCKIDELLVRRVCHIQEADCKSWIQRERKQGQ, encoded by the exons ATGGGGTGCGTGATGTCGAAGAAGGCGGCGCCGGTGACGCCGGCGTTGGATTCGTCCGGTGGGCCGTGGGAGGCGCAGGGAACGGGGGATGGTGCGGTGCTGTCGCTGTGGGATCGAATCAAGGTGGGGAGTGAGTTAATGGATCAGTCCGCGAGGGTGAGCTCGTATGGTGGGAGCTCGAGGAGTTTTCGATTGGGGAATTTTCACAAACACGTTGTAGGCGAGCAGGTCGCCGCCGGCTGGCCTTCTTGGCTTAGTGCTGTCGccggagaagcaatcaaaggATGGGTTCCTCTCAAAGCTGATTCTTTTGAGAAGTTAGAGAAG ATTGGACAAGGTACATACAGCAGTGTGTTTAAAGCGCGCAATTTGGACACCGGAAAAATTGTTGCTCTGAAGAAGGTTCGATTCGATAACTTTGAGCCAGAAAGTGTTCGTTTTATGGCACGGGAAATACAGATCCTTCGCAGACTTGACCATCCAAATGTTATAAAATTGGAAGGATTAATTACATCTCATCTCTCATGTAACATGTATCTAGTTTTCGAGTACATGGAACATGATCTTGCAGGGCTAGTATCAGCTCCTTCTGTCCAATTCTCCGAAGCTCAG GTCAAGTGTTACATGCAACAGATATTATCTGGACTTGAACATTGCCATTCGCTCGGCGTAATGCATAGAGACATCAAATGCGCAAATCTTCTTGTGAGTGAAGAGGGAATTGTCAAAGTTGCAGACTTTGGTTTGGCAAACTTCTTGAATCCTGAGCGCAAACAACCGTTAACTTGTCGTGTTGTGACTTTATGGTATCGCCCCCCGGAGCTTCTCCTCGGTTCAATGGAGTATGGAGCAAGTGTGGATTTATGGAGTGTTGGTTGTGTTTTCGGGGAAATGCTACTCGGTAGGCCTATTTTACAGGGAAGAACAGAG GTAGAACAACTGCATAAAATTTTCAAGCTGTGTGGATCACCACCGGATGAATACTGGAAGAAGTCAAAACTACCCCATACAACACTCTTCAGGCCTCAGCATAATTATGAGAATTGCCTCGGAGAATATTTTCGGAACTTATCGTCTAGTGCATTGAGCTTGTTATCAACTTTTCTCTCTGTTGAACCTTACAAGCGTGGCTCCGCATCAACTGCTCTAGCCTCtgag TATTTTAGAACAAAGCCTCAAGCTTGTGAACCATCAAGTTTACCTCGCTACCCACCTACTAAAGAGATCGATGTTAAAAGACGTGAGTCACACAG GAAAAAGGTAGGCAGCAAAAGGCATCTTGAGTTAGAAGCAACAAGAAAACCTTCAATAGCACCCAGAGCTTCAAGAGAAGCAAACAGCCTGTGTGAATTTTCTTATCAATATGAG GGGCCAAGAATCAAAAGTCGCGGAATCTATGATAAAGATCTCCCTAGACTAAATATCCAATCCAGAGCTTCTGTAGATACACAGCCGGCCTCAGTAGTTAATCTCCGGTGTGATCATCAACACATCAAGAATCTCTCCCAAGAAGATCCGTCGGACTCTGGACCTTTACGAGTTTCTATGTCTAGCGGCTTTGCATGGGCAAAGAAACAAAGAGAAGATCATGCATGTGGCTTGAGAAACAATATTACCAATCAATTGGAATCATTAAGCATCTCACAAGATTACAAAGACAAAGTCAATTCCAGAGTTCAAAAGCCATCTGAGCTTTCAAGGAATGCTATGTTAAGACACTGGACACAGTTAGAACAGCAAGACTCATTTAATGCCGATGATCTCTACCGCCCTAATAGATTGTCTAGAGATCAATACGGGAGAGATTCGGTCTCATTTAAGCACAGCATTCTG GATGAACAAAATCAAGGAGGGAAAATCGGGTTCTCTAGTGCTATACTGTCTCGGTCGTGTAAAATCGATGAATTGTTAGTGAGACGTGTGTGTCACATCCAGGAAGCAGACTGTAAATCATGGATACAAAGAG AAAGAAAGCAAGGCcaataa
- the LOC120252885 gene encoding uncharacterized protein LOC120252885 yields the protein MENEMEWFTWDLAGLYKKDGSPATIFTETSEFHPDSLPLLSGTSEREAQRYLQDLGKIIAAMVAEKIAPQNKLYIWRRNLWAINIVLHSYFATSASPVSFGEVPLFPSLDAEIYPGRKRSMLFWYFSGCGRWIDDIERLVFQGHPSSPERLPFLFFIRYTAKVWNIYQRTRFELMKTEILRSCSLSTLARSTATSDNSHRSPRSPFETNKQFAELVDVSDIISLYESMKI from the exons ATGGAGAACGAGATGGAGTGGTTTACTTGGGATTTGGCCGGGCTTTACAAGAAGGACGGATCACCGGCGACGATTTTCACAGAGACCTCAGAATTTCATCCGGATTCGTTGCCATTGTTGag TGGCACAAGTGAACGTGAGGCTCAACGCTATCTTCAG GATCTCGGAAAAATTATTGCTGCCATGGTAGCAGAAAAAATTGCTCCTCAAAACAAATTGTATATTTGGCGAAGAAATTTATGGGCCATCAACATTGTTCTTCATTCGTATTTCGCAACTTCTGCATCACCTGTTTCCTTTGGTGAAGTACCACTTTTCCCTTCCCTTGATGCCGAAATTTATCCGGGCAGAAAACGTTCGATGCTCTTCTGGTATTTTTCTGGATGTGGTCGTTGGATCGATGACATTGAACGATTAGTGTTCCAAGGACATCCTTCATCACCAGAAAGATtaccctttcttttctttattcgTTATACTGCAAAG GTGTGGAATATTTACCAACGCACACGCTTCGAATTGATGAAGACCGAAATTCTTAGGTCTTGTTCTTTATCGACACTTGCACGTTCGACGGCAACCTCAGATAACTCGCATAGATCTCCTCGATCACCATTcgaaacaaataaacaatttgCAG AACTTGTGGATGTGTCAGATATTATATCT CTGTATGAAAGTATGAAGATTTGA
- the LOC120252846 gene encoding eukaryotic translation initiation factor 5A-like — MSDEEHHFESKADAGASKTYPQQAGTIRKNGYIVIKNRPCKVVEVSTSKTGKHGHAKCHFVGIDIFTAKKLEDIVPSSHNCDVPHVTRTDYQLIDIAEDGFLSLLTESGGTKDDLKLPTDETLLTQIKEGFAEGKDLVVSVMCAMGEEQICALKDIGPK, encoded by the exons ATGTCGGACGAGGAGCACCATTTTGAATCCAAAGCCGACGCTGGAGCGTCGAAGACCTATCCGCAGCAAGCCGGAACCATCAGGAAGAATGGCTACATCGTTATCAAGAACAGGCCTTGCAAG GTTGTGGAGGTTTCTACCTCAAAGACTGGTAAGCATGGCCATGCAAAGTGTCACTTTGTTGGCATAGACATTTTCACTGCAAAGAAGCTTGAGGATATTGTGCCTTCTTCTCATAACTGTGAT GTTCCTCATGTTACTCGTACTGATTATCAGCTGATTGATATAGCTGAGGATGGATTT CTTAGCCTGCTGACTGAAAGTGGTGGCACCAAAGATGATCTGAAGCTTCCTACTGATGAAACCTTGCTGACTCAG ATCAAAGAAGGTTTTGCAGAAGGTAAAGATCTGGTTGTGAGTGTCATGTGTGCCATGGGTGAAGAACAAATATGTGCACTGAAGGATATTGGACCCAAgtag
- the LOC120252845 gene encoding uncharacterized protein LOC120252845 has protein sequence MENEMEWFTWDLAGLYEKDGSPATIFTETSEFHPDSLPLLSGTSEREAHRYLQDLGKITAAMEAEKIAPHHKWYIWRRNLWAINIVLRSYLATLASSSVSPVFCREVPFFPSLGAEFTLLGQPDLFVGYLTLCAYWIHDVELLVFQGHPSSPERLPHLFLTRYTAKVWNIYQRIESMKTDSLMAGSLLPLTLPTATSSNSPQSPQTAFGTSEQVTDSVDEPDITSMLESLKL, from the exons ATGGAGAACGAGATGGAGTGGTTTACGTGGGATTTGGCCGGGCTTTACGAGAAGGACGGGTCACCGGCGACGATTTTCACAGAGACCTCCGAATTTCATCCGGATTCGTTGCCATTGTTGag CGGCACAAGTGAACGTGAGGCTCATCGCTACCTTCAG GATCTCGGAAAAATCACTGCAGCCATGGAAGCAGAAAAAATTGCTCCTCATCACAAATGGTATATTTGGCGAAGAAATTTATGGGCTATCAACATTGTTCTTCGTTCGTATTTGGCAACTTTGGCGAGTTCTTCTGTATCACCTGTTTTCTGTCGCGAAGTACCATTTTTCCCTTCCCTTGGTGCCGAATTTACTTTGCTCGGGCAACCTGATTTGTTCGTCGGGTATTTGACTCTATGTGCTTATTGGATCCATGACGTTGAACTATTAGTGTTCCAAGGACATCCTTCATCACCAGAAAGATTACCCCATCTTTTCCTTACTCGTTATACTGCAAAG GTGTGGAATATTTACCAACGAATTGAATCGATGAAGACGGACAGTCTTATGGCTGGTTCTTTATTGCCACTTACACTTCCGACGGCAACCTCAAGTAATTCTCCTCAATCTCCTCAAACAGCATTCGGAACTAGTGAACAAGTCACAG ATAGTGTGGATGAACCGGATATTACATCT ATGTTAGAAAGTTTAAAGCTTTGA